Genomic DNA from Prunus persica cultivar Lovell chromosome G1, Prunus_persica_NCBIv2, whole genome shotgun sequence:
ATTGAAACTGCTTCCAGTTTTCTGTAGTATTTTCTGCCTTAGCTTTCCATAGTCCTATGTAGCTTTCAACCTTGTGATGCGTTGAATCCTCACTGCCATGCTGATTAGTCGTTTTTGCTTCCCTATCAttcctccccccccccccccccccccccccaaaaacaatctctctcttttctttcgaGCTTGTATTTCTTGCTATATGCTTTTGCCTTCCTAACTATTTTCCTGTAGTTACAAAGGGTTCTTTCTCTGTAATATAGGGATGGGACATCAATTATCCTCTCTGATGATGTTGGCCAACTATACATATTGGACAGTGGCCAGGGGGAGTCGCACAATGATGCAAAATATGACCAGGTATGGTTGTCccctcctttttttaaattttaaaataataataataataataataataacttaaTACTGAATATTTGGTTATAATTTTACTCAATGAGTTGGGGGATttcttttacaattttttcccAAGTGGTACTTATTGCTGGTGCGCTTCTTTGGCAGTTTTTTCTTGGTGATTATCGCCCAATCATTCATGATAGCTTTGGAAATGTTCTTGACCAGGTTAGTTGGCCATTTTCACTGTTGTTCTTAATTAGTTTTCCGTTTCTGGTTAGTTCAAGGAGATGAATAAACTACATAAGCAATAATTCAATGGTAGGGAGTGTTAAATGAATTGTGCTGCACTTTACCTCACTAGTACCATAATAAACTCAGGTGAACCTGTCGTGTCTGTTCCTTTTCATGTCTTATTGATCCATAGATAAAGACCCTCATTTAGCCGCACAGTTCCATGCATGACAAAGGCTCTTtggattctttatttttctctcttagtTATGCATTCACTCTGTGTGTGGTCTCAGTGGTGGTTTTGATGGATTGGTAACTGCATGCAGAGGACTGGCTGAGAGAAATTAGTTTAACTGTTCGGGATAGTAGGACCAACTTTCAAATTTCTTCTTAGAGACTTGATAGTTTAAGTGTGCCAAAACCCAGTGCCTGTCGTTCTATAATAGTATAGATGTATATGCATGATTGACCTACCATAACTTCAttccaaatatatatttgcaatGCTTGTTAGTTTGAAATTATCTGCAACATTTGATTCAGGAAACTCAGCTTTCAGCATACCGGCGGAATATGCAGGATCTACTTTGCGATTCAGGTTTCTCTCTACTCCTTTTCCTGTATGAAATTTATCTCTTCTGGAAAGTTTATTTTCTCAAGCACTGGTTTATGGTGAAAACCTAGGCATGATACCATATGAAGAACCCTACCAGAGTGCATACCAGAAAAGGCGATTAGGAGCTTTGGGTTCCGAGTGGCGTCCTTCCTCTCTAAGACTTGCTGTTGGGCCTGACTTCAGTGTAGATCCGGATTTCCAAATGCTGCCTATTGCAGACTTGGATATGTTGGCTGAGCCTATGCCAGAGTTTGTAGATGCCATGGATTGGGAACCACAAAATGAAATGCAAAGTGATGATACTGATTCAGAGTACAATATTACTGAAGATTATTCTACTGGAGGGGAGCAAGGAAGTTTAAGTTCAAATCCCTCTATTGATCCAGAGTGCAGTGAAGAAGACAGCGAGGCTGAGGATGCTCAAATGGATGGACTTCGTAGgtctaaaaggaaaaaacaaaaggctgATGTGAGTTCTCTGTCAATAACAAATTATAGTTTAGTTTTGGTTAGGACCTGCTTGAATCTGCTTTAATGTTCTCCCTTTCTGTTTCCTCAGGTTGAAGTCATGAGTTCTTCTGGAAGGTGTgtcaaaagaaagaatttggaTGAGTGTGCTGGCAATCCATTCAGAAATAATAGAATGAGGAAATCTAGACATGGCCGAAAAGCTTCAAGAAAGAAATCTTCCACATCAAAGTCATTGAGACCTCAAAGAGCTGCTGCACTCAACGCTCTTACTCTATTTTCTAAGATTACTGGAAGATCTGCAGatggagaagatgaagatggatCAGAAGATGATATGTCAGGAAGTGAATCCACCCTGCAAGATTCAAACATTGAGAGTGATGGATCTGATAAACAAAATCAGCCAACCAAAcattcaaaaggaaaagagttTTCACTGGATGAGTCTGAGGACATGGTTAAACCTAATGAACGTCCTGAATTTCCAATAAATGCTGGGAACAGGAGGAGATTGGTGCTTAAATTGCCAAGACGGGACTCAAATAAGCTTGTGTCTAGAGAAAGCACAGTACATAATTGTGGTAATCAGGATGATTTGGTTCACCAATCATGTAGAGTACCTCAAGAAGCAACTGAAGCAAACAACAATATAAGCTCTCAGGATCCAGGGTCCTCACCTGGTGATGAAAAATGCAGCATATTTGGAACAGCAGTGGGTGGGCAATTATACAAAGTAGAAAATCATGTAGATTTGACTGAGAATTACAAAAATGGGAGAATTAGTTGGGGAGGCTCCAGAGTGCGAACATCTAAGCGTCTGAGGTCAGGAGAATCCATGTCATTGGATGCACTTGCCAGAGCCAGTGCAACCGTCGTTGGTAACGAAAAAGAGTACTCAAAACCtgaaaatgattttggaaCCATGTCACCTCAATCAGAAAGCCAAATGTATGGAGATACAATGGCTGTAGGGAATGAGGAAACCATTGGAGCTAGTACCTCTGAGGGCCTTAATGGTGAAACCAATGCCAAAGAGCAATCAGGTTTTAGTGAATGCAAGGATCATGATCAATCGCCTAAATCTGTTCACATGGCTCCTTGGGATGCAAGCACTTCCTCATGCCTTGATAAGGACAGGACTATTTTCTCTCCTGAACAAAATGAGAAGCTCACAACTGTCTCAACAAAATTGAGGTTGAGGAGGATTTCAAGGGATCCTAGTCCTTGCAAACAGGAAATGTTCTCTGTGGTAGAGAACTTGGAAAATGGTAGATGTAACACATTACATGAAAGCCTTTCAAGCATGGAACAGGATCCAGTTGTGCCGGAGGATGATGGAACCCCTAAATTTATTCCAGATGATAGATACAATGGCTCGCGAGAATCAGACAATCAATCTGATAAGAATGTCATTTCTGGTATACATGAATCAGTCGAGTcccatttaaataaaaacaaaatgttcaGTGCTGTTTATAGAAGGGTGAAACCACATAGGGGTAGAATTAATTTAGAAGGTGATAGTGGCATCAAGGAAGAAGGCTGTTTATATACTTCAAATACAAGCAACCACAATCTCATTGCTGGAGTGGACTTTAATGATGACTCAGTTGATGGAGGTCGCAGGACACGGTCCATGGGGTTGAAGGCATCTGCACATGATCCAAGTAGTGTAGATCATGATGATAAGATGGGCCAAGGACATGAGCCAGGTTATACATTTAGAAGTAACCAGAAAAGTTCCATGGACAAGTTTCAACTTCGGAATGAAGAACAAGGATCAAGTTCAAGGACAACAGTCGGATTGAGGTCTACTAGAAACAGAAGAAGCAGTTACCGTGACATGAATCCAATGGATAGAAGGAAGTCGCATCAGTCAGCAAGGAAAGTATCATGGTTAATGTTGTCAACACATGAGGAAAGCTCACGATATATTCCCCAGTTAGGGGATGAAGTTGTTTATTTGAGACAGGTTTCTTTATAAATTGCTGCTGGTCTTTttcccattttatttttccttttcagggGGTGGGTAGGTTGGTTTTGACATGAGATTGTGCCTCGGTGCAAACCTATGGCTTACACTAATCGACCTACACAAGTCGCATAAACAGCATCTCTGGAAACAGGGATATAGCTGTGTATGCTTTACCGTCCCAGGGCCCTACATTAGCCAGAGCTTGTACTGGAGtgcccttttttgttttggttttggttgtcATGTGAATGTTGATTATATCGCATAGCTTGGTaaactcctttttttctttttcctttcttaccAGGGGCATCAGGAGTATTTCGAACTTGGTGGATTGAGAGAAAACCCACCGTGGACATTTATAAAGGGGAGAATAAGAGCTGTAGAATTTTGCAAAGTTGAAGACCTGGAGTATTCTTCACTTGCAGGGTCTGGGGATAGCTGCTGCAAATTGACACTTCAATTTGTAGATCCTACTTCTGATGTGTatggtaaatatttcaaaatgacTCTGCCTGAAGTTACTGGTTTCCCAGACTTCATTGTCGAAAGAACTCGCTATGTCTCTTCTATAGAGAGAAATTGGGCATGTAGGGAT
This window encodes:
- the LOC18792908 gene encoding bromodomain and WD repeat-containing protein 1 isoform X1, which produces MNYMTHSAGFTGAMALQKFPSRDAPSVTMKPLSFLSKVHDNNRSEDLETSPAKEPDVDIDLREVYFLIMHFLSAGPCHRTCVQFWNELLEHQLLPRRYHAWYSRNGLHSGDENDDGKSFPLNYNMLVHRYPHIENDHLVKLLKQLISSTAPPSRGMSGGNAPNAADVPTLLGQRSFSLLTYERDQVNKEMKRPPAHMRWPHAKAHQVHGLSLREIGGGFTRHHRAPSIRAASYAIAKPLTMFQKMKNTTRLRGHRNAVYCATFDRSGRYVITGSDDRLVKIWLMETAFCLASCRGHEGDITDLAVSSNNVLVASSSNDTIIRVWRLPDGLPISVLRGHTGAVTAITFNPRPGSMYQLLSSSDDGTCRIWDARNSQVSPRIYIPRPSDAIVGRNSGPFSSTVSQSHQIFCCAFNANGTFFVTGSSDTLARVWTASKPGSDESDQPNHEIDVLSGHENDVNYVQFSGCAVVSRFMAADTSKEENIPKFKNSWFNHDNIVTCSRDGSAIIWIPRSRRSHGKAGRWTRAYHLKVPPPPMPPQPPRGGPRQRILPTPRGVNMITWSLDNRFVLAAIMDCRICVWNASDGSLVHSLTGHSESTYVLDVHPFNPRIAMSAGYDGKTIVWDIWEGMPIRIFETSQFRLVDGKFSPDGTSIILSDDVGQLYILDSGQGESHNDAKYDQFFLGDYRPIIHDSFGNVLDQETQLSAYRRNMQDLLCDSGMIPYEEPYQSAYQKRRLGALGSEWRPSSLRLAVGPDFSVDPDFQMLPIADLDMLAEPMPEFVDAMDWEPQNEMQSDDTDSEYNITEDYSTGGEQGSLSSNPSIDPECSEEDSEAEDAQMDGLRRSKRKKQKADVEVMSSSGRCVKRKNLDECAGNPFRNNRMRKSRHGRKASRKKSSTSKSLRPQRAAALNALTLFSKITGRSADGEDEDGSEDDMSGSESTLQDSNIESDGSDKQNQPTKHSKGKEFSLDESEDMVKPNERPEFPINAGNRRRLVLKLPRRDSNKLVSRESTVHNCGNQDDLVHQSCRVPQEATEANNNISSQDPGSSPGDEKCSIFGTAVGGQLYKVENHVDLTENYKNGRISWGGSRVRTSKRLRSGESMSLDALARASATVVGNEKEYSKPENDFGTMSPQSESQMYGDTMAVGNEETIGASTSEGLNGETNAKEQSGFSECKDHDQSPKSVHMAPWDASTSSCLDKDRTIFSPEQNEKLTTVSTKLRLRRISRDPSPCKQEMFSVVENLENGRCNTLHESLSSMEQDPVVPEDDGTPKFIPDDRYNGSRESDNQSDKNVISGIHESVESHLNKNKMFSAVYRRVKPHRGRINLEGDSGIKEEGCLYTSNTSNHNLIAGVDFNDDSVDGGRRTRSMGLKASAHDPSSVDHDDKMGQGHEPGYTFRSNQKSSMDKFQLRNEEQGSSSRTTVGLRSTRNRRSSYRDMNPMDRRKSHQSARKVSWLMLSTHEESSRYIPQLGDEVVYLRQGHQEYFELGGLRENPPWTFIKGRIRAVEFCKVEDLEYSSLAGSGDSCCKLTLQFVDPTSDVYGKYFKMTLPEVTGFPDFIVERTRYVSSIERNWACRDHCKVWWKNEGEDDGKWWEGRIKLKQSKSTNFPDSPWEMYTVQYKCDPSDAQLHSPWELFDSNTQWEEPRIDDKSKMKLLSAFAKLERSADSRQDSFGVDKLKQLQLKPKFTNWCAVPISLEVIQSRLENNYYRNLEALKHDFKVMLLNAETYLESNAVKRTSDKELLAKLKCISDWFTQTISSL
- the LOC18792908 gene encoding bromodomain and WD repeat-containing protein 1 isoform X2, with the protein product MALQKFPSRDAPSVTMKPLSFLSKVHDNNRSEDLETSPAKEPDVDIDLREVYFLIMHFLSAGPCHRTCVQFWNELLEHQLLPRRYHAWYSRNGLHSGDENDDGKSFPLNYNMLVHRYPHIENDHLVKLLKQLISSTAPPSRGMSGGNAPNAADVPTLLGQRSFSLLTYERDQVNKEMKRPPAHMRWPHAKAHQVHGLSLREIGGGFTRHHRAPSIRAASYAIAKPLTMFQKMKNTTRLRGHRNAVYCATFDRSGRYVITGSDDRLVKIWLMETAFCLASCRGHEGDITDLAVSSNNVLVASSSNDTIIRVWRLPDGLPISVLRGHTGAVTAITFNPRPGSMYQLLSSSDDGTCRIWDARNSQVSPRIYIPRPSDAIVGRNSGPFSSTVSQSHQIFCCAFNANGTFFVTGSSDTLARVWTASKPGSDESDQPNHEIDVLSGHENDVNYVQFSGCAVVSRFMAADTSKEENIPKFKNSWFNHDNIVTCSRDGSAIIWIPRSRRSHGKAGRWTRAYHLKVPPPPMPPQPPRGGPRQRILPTPRGVNMITWSLDNRFVLAAIMDCRICVWNASDGSLVHSLTGHSESTYVLDVHPFNPRIAMSAGYDGKTIVWDIWEGMPIRIFETSQFRLVDGKFSPDGTSIILSDDVGQLYILDSGQGESHNDAKYDQFFLGDYRPIIHDSFGNVLDQETQLSAYRRNMQDLLCDSGMIPYEEPYQSAYQKRRLGALGSEWRPSSLRLAVGPDFSVDPDFQMLPIADLDMLAEPMPEFVDAMDWEPQNEMQSDDTDSEYNITEDYSTGGEQGSLSSNPSIDPECSEEDSEAEDAQMDGLRRSKRKKQKADVEVMSSSGRCVKRKNLDECAGNPFRNNRMRKSRHGRKASRKKSSTSKSLRPQRAAALNALTLFSKITGRSADGEDEDGSEDDMSGSESTLQDSNIESDGSDKQNQPTKHSKGKEFSLDESEDMVKPNERPEFPINAGNRRRLVLKLPRRDSNKLVSRESTVHNCGNQDDLVHQSCRVPQEATEANNNISSQDPGSSPGDEKCSIFGTAVGGQLYKVENHVDLTENYKNGRISWGGSRVRTSKRLRSGESMSLDALARASATVVGNEKEYSKPENDFGTMSPQSESQMYGDTMAVGNEETIGASTSEGLNGETNAKEQSGFSECKDHDQSPKSVHMAPWDASTSSCLDKDRTIFSPEQNEKLTTVSTKLRLRRISRDPSPCKQEMFSVVENLENGRCNTLHESLSSMEQDPVVPEDDGTPKFIPDDRYNGSRESDNQSDKNVISGIHESVESHLNKNKMFSAVYRRVKPHRGRINLEGDSGIKEEGCLYTSNTSNHNLIAGVDFNDDSVDGGRRTRSMGLKASAHDPSSVDHDDKMGQGHEPGYTFRSNQKSSMDKFQLRNEEQGSSSRTTVGLRSTRNRRSSYRDMNPMDRRKSHQSARKVSWLMLSTHEESSRYIPQLGDEVVYLRQGHQEYFELGGLRENPPWTFIKGRIRAVEFCKVEDLEYSSLAGSGDSCCKLTLQFVDPTSDVYGKYFKMTLPEVTGFPDFIVERTRYVSSIERNWACRDHCKVWWKNEGEDDGKWWEGRIKLKQSKSTNFPDSPWEMYTVQYKCDPSDAQLHSPWELFDSNTQWEEPRIDDKSKMKLLSAFAKLERSADSRQDSFGVDKLKQLQLKPKFTNWCAVPISLEVIQSRLENNYYRNLEALKHDFKVMLLNAETYLESNAVKRTSDKELLAKLKCISDWFTQTISSL